The Drosophila suzukii chromosome X, CBGP_Dsuzu_IsoJpt1.0, whole genome shotgun sequence DNA window AATGCTTGTAGGCTTATTTATTTTAGGTGGGGTAGGTTGACTTACAAGTATTTAAGTATTAATGAGGCTTAGAGAAATTATTGAAATTTAAGACAGGGACTGCAGCTAATTAATAATAATCTTTTGATGCGAAGGAGAGGAAAACACTATTAAATTACATCCTCTTTGCACAAACTATTCATTTCCAAGTAATTCATTTACTAGCCAATACAATGATATCATGGAATCAAATATAAATCCAGGAGTGGCACCTTTAAGTTGATTTTATAAAACTATGTAGAAAAACGGCATAAGTCTGTACAGGGAAGCCGTGTTTTTAAGGTGAGTTTTAGTTTAAGCGAAACAAAATGTATATTAATAAAGATCAATATATttgatatttaattttgaatattttaataaaaatcgtaAATAATCATCTTAATAATTACGGTCCctgatttaaaatatttctaattTTGAGCTTGggtttaaaatgtattttccagTTCTTATCTTGTGTATTGGCTGTATATGGAGTCCAGCAGTCCATCCTTGGAAACTGATGTTGGGTAAGTACACATCCACATGAGCCAGGTTCTTCGATGATTCCTCGCAGTGCACATATGGATGCACAGGTGGAAAGTGGCCACTCAGAGGATTCGATGCTCGCCATCCGTGTTTGCATTGGATATCGCTGTGAACAGCCGACCCCCGGCCTCATGGTCATCATCATCCCCATCCCCTTTAGCCAGGGGGTAGCCAAGGTAATTGTTTCCATTCATTGCTGCCCGGGGATGTTCCAGGGGTATGTGTATCGAGGGGCAAGCGGAGTGCTTGAACCGGACCCCGAACTGCGGACCCCATTTCCATGGATATCTATTAATACCCCCACAATCGAAATTCGCTGCCCGCTGGGATAAATGGATCTGCCGGGGGGCGGGAGCAGTCGCAAGGAGCTCGACGAGATTATAAACTCTGTAAACAGACTCAATGGCAGCACGCAATTACGGTTGCGAAGGCGGTCCGATCAAAAGAACATTGAAACATTAATTGCACGTGAGCACGATGGCTTGTTAGAGATGAGCGGAGATAGTCGCTGTAAAATATATGCCGTTTAATTAAGTGCTATTATAAGCGGTGATAAATCAACAAAAGAGCCATTAATGTCTATCAGCCAGTCTATCTCTGTTGCAcgaacctaacctaacctcaCTTGCAATATATGATCCCTTGACTTTTATTTACCATGGGCATATGTTTTATTGATTCTTAGAACACATCCCGATGAATACGCAGCTCTTGAAAGGCAAATAAGCAAGCCCTTATATCATAGTTGGGCCATTAAAGGTTAAATATCAGTCTATCCCTGTTCCGtgaacctaacctaacctcaTTTGCAATATATGATCCCTTGACTTTTATTTACCATGGCCATTCTTTTCATTGTTTTTTAGAACACATTCCGATGAATTCGCAGCTCTTGAAAGACTAGGGGCAAATTAGCAAGCCCTTATATCATAGTTGTGCTCTCTGTGAAGTATACTTACCCTTTGAAGGCCCCTAACGCCGCCCCCACCCCCTTAACAAATGCCAGTTTATCATCACTCACAAAATTTATTCTTGCTTGCCCTACACAATTCCTCTTATCAATTACCACGAAAATTTacgcaaaaaaaatatgaaaaaaaaacttaagtGCTCGAAATATATGAAAGTACTAGCTACAGTAGTCCGAATCCTCTTAGAAGCTGTAGTTGAGGTTGCCGCTCGAGAAGCTCACGTGGGAGACGTCCGGCGACTGCTGGTACGAGGGGGAGCCCAGCACGGAGGACATGGGAACGGCCATGCCGTAGCTCTGGCGGGTAGTGGGCGCCAGCTGGCTGGTGGCGAACTGCTGGGCCACCGACTGCTGCTGGTCGCGGAGCAcgtcctgctgctgctgctgcatgaAGCCCAGGTGCTGCTGCGTGGAGTAGAAGTCGCCGgctccgccgccgccgccgccgccgccgccgccgacCACGGTGCGCTGGGGTCCTGATCCTGCGACTCCCGAGACACCTCCACCGCCGGGCAGCACGGAGCCGGATCCCAGGCTTTGGGGCTGCAGGCCGTTGCTGCTGAACTGCGGCCGACGGTAGACGAAGCGTCCGCCTGCGGTTGgcggtgccacgcccactgccCCTCCGTCGGCGGGCGGGAACTGGGAGTGGGACTGCGGCTGGGGCTGCGACTGCGCCTGCGGCTGAATCTGTGCTCCGGAAACATCGGGATAGTAGTGGTAGAGCTTCTGCAGcagatgctgctgctgctgctcgaACTCCGCCCGCTGGCGCTGGTAGTCCAGGAAGGCCGCGTGCATCTGGTCCGCATAGCTGGGCATGTTGACCACGCCCCCGGCCACCCCCGCCCCTAGGCCCGGTCCAGCTGCCTGCGGCGACGAGGCGGCCAggagttgctgctgctgcgccaggagctgctg harbors:
- the LOC108010417 gene encoding neurogenic protein mastermind isoform X1, encoding MFAVALTIAALVLAGQQEVCRAQVSIHTDANTNSYSLKTPGLQQTFTRYYGGTPKTTQQVEQPQQPQQHELEQEQVQNPAQFGGFSPSGQQYPAVYSQPGLRGGGKLKATPISLLQQQQQQLLAQQQQLLAASSPQAAGPGLGAGVAGGVVNMPSYADQMHAAFLDYQRQRAEFEQQQQHLLQKLYHYYPDVSGAQIQPQAQSQPQPQSHSQFPPADGGAVGVAPPTAGGRFVYRRPQFSSNGLQPQSLGSGSVLPGGGGVSGVAGSGPQRTVVGGGGGGGGGGAGDFYSTQQHLGFMQQQQQDVLRDQQQSVAQQFATSQLAPTTRQSYGMAVPMSSVLGSPSYQQSPDVSHVSFSSGNLNYSF
- the LOC108010417 gene encoding neurogenic protein mastermind isoform X2, with product MRSTKARVGNGNRLVSTEGQWGKERHGAHGAFLKDHGRGHSSQNPAQFGGFSPSGQQYPAVYSQPGLRGGGKLKATPISLLQQQQQQLLAQQQQLLAASSPQAAGPGLGAGVAGGVVNMPSYADQMHAAFLDYQRQRAEFEQQQQHLLQKLYHYYPDVSGAQIQPQAQSQPQPQSHSQFPPADGGAVGVAPPTAGGRFVYRRPQFSSNGLQPQSLGSGSVLPGGGGVSGVAGSGPQRTVVGGGGGGGGGGAGDFYSTQQHLGFMQQQQQDVLRDQQQSVAQQFATSQLAPTTRQSYGMAVPMSSVLGSPSYQQSPDVSHVSFSSGNLNYSF